The proteins below are encoded in one region of Engystomops pustulosus chromosome 8, aEngPut4.maternal, whole genome shotgun sequence:
- the TMC7 gene encoding transmembrane channel-like protein 7 isoform X1, whose protein sequence is MAAEADNDVFLPDGSMVNQFLQELPSYQSLVRRRPSNYGTMESRKSSWRGRSLSRGLSQQESVETDLTTLPRELAISMQEKKELRVKQAQTFQSTTGFNQLKVNTRNLGRKVKDETSALLKNLWLWRSNIHDIEGKFGTGIGSYFSFLRFVVLLNFVIFLLLFCFTTLPLIISKLEVFNSTEVVSSTVDSVCSKYAQPNPTLKYFYTNIVDLLSGTGFLEMTYLFYGFYTIDSVTVYNFNYSLPLAYVLVTIVYLLLSIFWIVKRAVGGFKRSLVNDEQRLQSFCNKIFAGWDFCIKDQYYARLKHSSLLHEFKTDLAEERLRHKKQKRIRRETIKIYSLRFFLNIVVIGVLCGCFYAIYLATVYSQEHSNTLSMQQDDRLSLLIEYLPSIVITIANFITPIIFENIVRYEDYSPAFEIRFTLIRCVFVRLASIAVLLVSLWTKITSCSEEKCKHCKYNYEVYPCWETRVGQEMYKLMIFDFLIILAVILLVEFPRKLLVTYLSWKPVQWWGQQEFEIPQNVLELVYGQTICWIGAFYSPLLPAIATLKYFIIFYVKKITLMENCRPPSRLFRASSSTFFFLVILLIGLILACVPVGIGMAQVQASKACGPFINYNTSWEIIPHTVDQFPDGLKKTIYVLASESFAVPFFMVTCLVMFYFIALAGAHKKVVEQLQEQLAMASRDRMFLIRRLAEAHSSLI, encoded by the exons ATGGCCGCAGAGGCGGATAACG ATGTTTTCCTCCCAGATGGAAGCATGGTGAATCAATTCTTACAGGAGTTACCCAGTTACCAGTCCCTGGTGCGGAGGAGACCATCAAACTATGGGACCATGGAGTCAAGGAAAAGCAGCTGGCGGGGGCGATCCCTGTCCCGGGGGCTCAGCCAGCAGGAGTCTGTGGAGACCGACCTCACTACTCTTCCACGGGAACTGGCTATTAGTATGCAGGAGAAAAAGGAATTAAG GGTTAAACAGGCGCAGACTTTCCAGAGCACCACGGGCTTTAACCAGTTAAAAGTGAACACCAGAAACCTTGGCAGGAAAGTGAAAGACGAGACTTCTGCCTTACTAAAGAATCTGTGGCTATGGAGGTCCAATATTCACGATATTGAGG gGAAATTTGGTACAGGCATTGGGTCTTACTTCTCATTTCTGAGATTTGTGGTGCTACTGAATTTTGTGATTTTCCTTTTGCTGTTCTGTTTTACTACCCTGCCTCTTATCATTTCTAAACTGGAAGTTTTCAACAGCACAGAGGTCGTGTCTTCTACTGTAG ACTCTGTATGTTCCAAATACGCACAGCCCAACCCAACACTGAAATATTTCTACACAAATATTGTGGACCTGCTCTCAGGAACG ggtttcctggaaatgacgTATCTCTTCTATGGATTTTACACCATAGACTCGGTCACAGTTTACAATTTTAATTATAGTCTACCTCTGGCCTATGTGCTGGTCACCATCGTCTACCTGCTGCTAAGCATTTTCTGGATTGTAAAAAG GGCAGTAGGAGGCTTTAAGCGCAGCCTTGTAAATGATGAACAGCGATTGCAGAGCTTCTGTAATAAAATATTTGCTGGCTGGGATTTCTGTATTAAGGACCAGTACTACGCCCGTCTGAAGCACAGCAGTCTGCTCCATGAGTTTAAG ACTGATTTGGCAGAAGAGAGACTGCGGCACAAGAAGCAGAAGAGGATACGAAGAGAAACCATTAAAATCTACTCCTTGAGGTTCTTCCTGAATATTGTTGTCATCGGCGTGTTGTGCGGCTGCTTCTATGCAATCTACTTGGCTACGGTCTATTCACAAGAGCACAGTAACACG TTGAGCATGCAGCAGGATGACCGGCTGAGTCTGCTGATAGAATATCTTCCATCTATAGTTATCACTATCGCCAACTTTATCACGCCAATCATCTTTGAGAATATTGTGCGATATGAAGACTATTCTCCAGCCTTTGAGATCCGCTTTACTCTCATAAG GTGTGTGTTTGTGCGCTTGGCCAGCATTGCGGTACTGCTTGTCTCTTTATGGACTAAAATCACTtcctgctcagaggagaaatgcAAGCACTGCAAATACAACTATGAAGTCTATCCG TGTTGGGAAACAAGGGTCGGACAAGAAATGTACAAGTTGATGATCTTTGACTTTCTAATAATTTTGGCCGTGATCCTATTGGTAGAGTTTCCAAgaaa GTTGCTGGTGACTTATTTGTCCTGGAAACCAGTGCAGTGGTGGGGACAGCAGGAATTTGAGATTCCTCAGAATGTTCTGGAACTTGTGTACGGACAGACAATCTGCTGGATCGGAGCTTTCTACTCCCCACTACTTCCCGCTATAGCAACTCTAAAATACTTCAtaatattttatgtaaaaaag ATTACTTTGATGGAAAACTGCCGACCACCTAGTAGACTTTTCCGAGCTTCCAGTTCcacgttcttcttcctggtgatttTACTGATCGGCCTCATccttgcctgtgttcctgtgggtaTTGGGATGGCTCA GGTACAGGCGTCTAAAGCGTGTGGCCCCTTCATAAACTACAACACTTCCTGGGAGATTATACCGCATACTGTGGATCAGTTTCCCGATGGCCTGAAAAAGACCATTTATGTCCTTGCATCCGAGTCGTTTGCGGTTCCGTTTTTCATGGTGACCTG CTTGGTCATGTTCTACTTCATCGCTCTGGCCGGAGCCCATAAGAAAGTGGTGGAGCAGTTGCAGGAACAGCTGGCCATG GCAAGCCGAGACCGAATGTTCCTGATCCGACGCTTGGCAGAAGCTCACAGCAGCCTTATCTAG
- the TMC7 gene encoding transmembrane channel-like protein 7 isoform X2 gives MAAEADNDVFLPDGSMVNQFLQELPSYQSLVRRRPSNYGTMESRKSSWRGRSLSRGLSQQESVETDLTTLPRELAISMQEKKELRVKQAQTFQSTTGFNQLKVNTRNLGRKVKDETSALLKNLWLWRSNIHDIEGKFGTGIGSYFSFLRFVVLLNFVIFLLLFCFTTLPLIISKLEVFNSTEVVSSTVDSVCSKYAQPNPTLKYFYTNIVDLLSGTGFLEMTYLFYGFYTIDSVTVYNFNYSLPLAYVLVTIVYLLLSIFWIVKRAVGGFKRSLVNDEQRLQSFCNKIFAGWDFCIKDQYYARLKHSSLLHEFKTDLAEERLRHKKQKRIRRETIKIYSLRFFLNIVVIGVLCGCFYAIYLATVYSQEHSNTLSMQQDDRLSLLIEYLPSIVITIANFITPIIFENIVRYEDYSPAFEIRFTLIRCVFVRLASIAVLLVSLWTKITSCSEEKCKHCKYNYEVYPCWETRVGQEMYKLMIFDFLIILAVILLVEFPRKLLVTYLSWKPVQWWGQQEFEIPQNVLELVYGQTICWIGAFYSPLLPAIATLKYFIIFYVKKITLMENCRPPSRLFRASSSTFFFLVILLIGLILACVPVGIGMAQVQASKACGPFINYNTSWEIIPHTVDQFPDGLKKTIYVLASESFAVPFFMVTCLVMFYFIALAGAHKKVVEQLQEQLAMCCYCGLSLVF, from the exons ATGGCCGCAGAGGCGGATAACG ATGTTTTCCTCCCAGATGGAAGCATGGTGAATCAATTCTTACAGGAGTTACCCAGTTACCAGTCCCTGGTGCGGAGGAGACCATCAAACTATGGGACCATGGAGTCAAGGAAAAGCAGCTGGCGGGGGCGATCCCTGTCCCGGGGGCTCAGCCAGCAGGAGTCTGTGGAGACCGACCTCACTACTCTTCCACGGGAACTGGCTATTAGTATGCAGGAGAAAAAGGAATTAAG GGTTAAACAGGCGCAGACTTTCCAGAGCACCACGGGCTTTAACCAGTTAAAAGTGAACACCAGAAACCTTGGCAGGAAAGTGAAAGACGAGACTTCTGCCTTACTAAAGAATCTGTGGCTATGGAGGTCCAATATTCACGATATTGAGG gGAAATTTGGTACAGGCATTGGGTCTTACTTCTCATTTCTGAGATTTGTGGTGCTACTGAATTTTGTGATTTTCCTTTTGCTGTTCTGTTTTACTACCCTGCCTCTTATCATTTCTAAACTGGAAGTTTTCAACAGCACAGAGGTCGTGTCTTCTACTGTAG ACTCTGTATGTTCCAAATACGCACAGCCCAACCCAACACTGAAATATTTCTACACAAATATTGTGGACCTGCTCTCAGGAACG ggtttcctggaaatgacgTATCTCTTCTATGGATTTTACACCATAGACTCGGTCACAGTTTACAATTTTAATTATAGTCTACCTCTGGCCTATGTGCTGGTCACCATCGTCTACCTGCTGCTAAGCATTTTCTGGATTGTAAAAAG GGCAGTAGGAGGCTTTAAGCGCAGCCTTGTAAATGATGAACAGCGATTGCAGAGCTTCTGTAATAAAATATTTGCTGGCTGGGATTTCTGTATTAAGGACCAGTACTACGCCCGTCTGAAGCACAGCAGTCTGCTCCATGAGTTTAAG ACTGATTTGGCAGAAGAGAGACTGCGGCACAAGAAGCAGAAGAGGATACGAAGAGAAACCATTAAAATCTACTCCTTGAGGTTCTTCCTGAATATTGTTGTCATCGGCGTGTTGTGCGGCTGCTTCTATGCAATCTACTTGGCTACGGTCTATTCACAAGAGCACAGTAACACG TTGAGCATGCAGCAGGATGACCGGCTGAGTCTGCTGATAGAATATCTTCCATCTATAGTTATCACTATCGCCAACTTTATCACGCCAATCATCTTTGAGAATATTGTGCGATATGAAGACTATTCTCCAGCCTTTGAGATCCGCTTTACTCTCATAAG GTGTGTGTTTGTGCGCTTGGCCAGCATTGCGGTACTGCTTGTCTCTTTATGGACTAAAATCACTtcctgctcagaggagaaatgcAAGCACTGCAAATACAACTATGAAGTCTATCCG TGTTGGGAAACAAGGGTCGGACAAGAAATGTACAAGTTGATGATCTTTGACTTTCTAATAATTTTGGCCGTGATCCTATTGGTAGAGTTTCCAAgaaa GTTGCTGGTGACTTATTTGTCCTGGAAACCAGTGCAGTGGTGGGGACAGCAGGAATTTGAGATTCCTCAGAATGTTCTGGAACTTGTGTACGGACAGACAATCTGCTGGATCGGAGCTTTCTACTCCCCACTACTTCCCGCTATAGCAACTCTAAAATACTTCAtaatattttatgtaaaaaag ATTACTTTGATGGAAAACTGCCGACCACCTAGTAGACTTTTCCGAGCTTCCAGTTCcacgttcttcttcctggtgatttTACTGATCGGCCTCATccttgcctgtgttcctgtgggtaTTGGGATGGCTCA GGTACAGGCGTCTAAAGCGTGTGGCCCCTTCATAAACTACAACACTTCCTGGGAGATTATACCGCATACTGTGGATCAGTTTCCCGATGGCCTGAAAAAGACCATTTATGTCCTTGCATCCGAGTCGTTTGCGGTTCCGTTTTTCATGGTGACCTG CTTGGTCATGTTCTACTTCATCGCTCTGGCCGGAGCCCATAAGAAAGTGGTGGAGCAGTTGCAGGAACAGCTGGCCATG TGTTGTTATTGTGGTTTGTCGTTGGTGTTTTAG